The genomic DNA CTCGTCACGGTCCGCTCCGAAAGTCTTCCGGGCCGGGCGCTCCGAACGATCCGCCCCAAAGGACTTGCGAGCAGGACGCTCGTCACGACCCGCCCCAAAGGGCTTGCGAGCAGGACGCTCGTCACGGTCCGCTCCGAAAGTCTTCCGGGCCGGGCGCTCGTCACGACCCGCCCCAAAGGGCTTGCGAGCAGGACGCTCGTCACGACCCGCCCCAAAGGGCTTGCGGGCAGGACGCTCGTCACGGTCCGCTCCGAAAGTCTTCCGGGCCGGGCGCTCCGAACGGTCCGCACCGAAGGACTTACGCGCCGGACGCTCGTCACGGTCCGCTCCGAAAGTCTTCCGGGCCGGGCGCTCCGAACGATCCGCCCCGAAAGTCTTGCGAACGGGGCGGGCAGCCCGCTCCGTCACGGCCTCGCTCTCCTCAACGGTCTCGACTTCGTTCTGGTCGTCCTCGCGAGGCGTCCAGGTGTTGCGCTCGGCACGACCGCCCGTCGCGCTGCGGAACGCGGGCCGGGCGCCTCCTGCCCCCCGGGGACCCGCCTCGCCGCGGCGCTCGGGCCGACCGGCGGCGCTCCGCACCGGACGCTCCGGCTTGCCCGAGGAACGATCCGGCGAGGCACCCCGAGCGGGCTTGCGCGCCGCGCGGGACGGAGCGAGCGCCGGCACCTGCTCGGTCTCGATGTCATCGTCATCATCCGACTCGAAGCCCGGCACCGACCGCCCATGCCGCCGGGGCGGCAGCTTGAGCTCGCGCTCCGTGGGCGAGGTCTTTCCATCCGCCACGTCTTGCAGCAGGCGCACCTGGTTGTCGCTGAGCGGCCGCAGTTCGCCCGGGCGCATCCCGTCGACGGAGACACCGCCGTAGGACGGCCGGTACAGGCGCACCACGGGGCTGCCCACCGCGGCGCACAGGCGCTTGATGAGGTGCGGGCGGCCCTCGGCCACCACGATCGTCAGCCAGGTGTTGCGCTCGGCCCGCTCGAACACCTCCACGGACACGGGCGTGGCCATGCCGTCCTCCAGCCGCACGCCGCCGCGCATCTTGTCCAGCGTGGCCGCGTCCGGCGTGCCCTTCACCTTCGCCAGGTACGTGCGCGGCACCTGGAAGCTCGGGTGCGTCAGCTTGTGCGCCAGCGCCCCGTCATCCGTGACGAGCAGCGCGCCCTCGGCGTCATAGTCCAGCCGGCCCACGGGGAACAGCCGCTTGCCCGTCTCCTCCAGGTAGTTGGCCACCGTGGGCCGCCCCTGGGGATCCGACAGCGTCGTCACCACGCCCACCGGCTTGTAGAGCAGGTAGTACGAGGACTGCTCCGGCGGCGTGACGAGCGAGCCATCCACGCTCACCAGGTCGCCCGGCTCCACCTTGGAGCCCAGCTCCGTCACCTTCTCGTTGTTGACCGTCACGCGGCCACTGGTGATGAGCTCCTCGGCGTGCCGACGCGAGGCCACTCCCGCGCGGGCCAGGTACTTCTGCAAACGTTCTGCCATGTCCTACACCTTCCGCCCGTCAACCGGGCTCGGACCCCGGCTCGCCCTCGGTGGGCGGGGGGGTCGGGTTCAAGAGGCTGGCGGCGGCCCGCTGCGTCATGTCCGCGGCGTTCATGGCTTCCTCCAACTCCTCGAGCGCGGCCTCCGATGCCGCCACGCTCTTGTCCATCCGTTTTTGGAACTCCGGATCCGCTAGCGCCTCCACCGTACCACTGGCGCCGGGTACCGCCGGGCGCTCCTTTTCCACAATCTCTTGATGCTCCTGGGTCAGCTCATGGAATTCCCGGAGCGTGGGCAGGGCGGACAGGTCCTTGAGGGCGAAGAACTCGAGGAACTCGCGGCTCGTCCCGTAGAGCATGGGCCGGCCCACCTCCTCCTTCTTCCCGAGGATCTTGATGAGCTTGCGATCCAGGAGCGCCTTGATGACGGCGCCGCAGTCCACGCCGCGGATGTCCTCCACCTCGGGCCGGGTGACGGGCTGGCGGTAGGCGATGATGGCGAGCGTTTCCACGGCG from Melittangium boletus DSM 14713 includes the following:
- a CDS encoding pseudouridine synthase — protein: MAERLQKYLARAGVASRRHAEELITSGRVTVNNEKVTELGSKVEPGDLVSVDGSLVTPPEQSSYYLLYKPVGVVTTLSDPQGRPTVANYLEETGKRLFPVGRLDYDAEGALLVTDDGALAHKLTHPSFQVPRTYLAKVKGTPDAATLDKMRGGVRLEDGMATPVSVEVFERAERNTWLTIVVAEGRPHLIKRLCAAVGSPVVRLYRPSYGGVSVDGMRPGELRPLSDNQVRLLQDVADGKTSPTERELKLPPRRHGRSVPGFESDDDDDIETEQVPALAPSRAARKPARGASPDRSSGKPERPVRSAAGRPERRGEAGPRGAGGARPAFRSATGGRAERNTWTPREDDQNEVETVEESEAVTERAARPVRKTFGADRSERPARKTFGADRDERPARKSFGADRSERPARKTFGADRDERPARKPFGAGRDERPARKPFGAGRDERPARKTFGADRDERPARKPFGAGRDERPARKSFGADRSERPARKTFGADRDERPARKPFGADRDERPARKPFGAGRDERPARKTFGADRDERPARKTFGADRDERPARKPFGAGRDERPARKSFGGERAERPARKSFGGERAERPARKSFGADRGERSAKSESPSFGAGPSAERRVSTPSPRTERREWAPRGGAGAPKGRGGPRKGR
- the scpB gene encoding SMC-Scp complex subunit ScpB, with amino-acid sequence MSTGNPGPGDGGEENEDTPRRGSGGPSPFTEEEIAAVTGPGEPDELEDSETATIEADEVPDLHTSFEKLVQKSRHLSPERIRTVVESVLFVADKPLDLDQLYEATGIEREKIQEALNQISGIHRDGISGMVLYEVSGGWQFRTDPHSAEYVRRYLRVKPQRLTRAAVETLAIIAYRQPVTRPEVEDIRGVDCGAVIKALLDRKLIKILGKKEEVGRPMLYGTSREFLEFFALKDLSALPTLREFHELTQEHQEIVEKERPAVPGASGTVEALADPEFQKRMDKSVAASEAALEELEEAMNAADMTQRAAASLLNPTPPPTEGEPGSEPG